The following are encoded together in the Penicillium digitatum chromosome 3, complete sequence genome:
- a CDS encoding Lipase, putative: protein MGIYQELSRLEAKISDVAAGKIKPVSTIEESLLIHSSSSHNNNRTILQYAIDIVSLGLVPTNVIDILNGITNHEINSIANNNRKDPSPRIHPTRSFWDAPYDIPEKVLRGAIHIPSTFSYGKKQQNPRPPSPRNRRSSRQHLLLQLLSWSQGSLDVQWALKYWPSTRAAVSDFMAVSGDFHGTRLATLCVHVKPFCSPAVQQQGYDTMFIRALRGEGGDSAFVPTTSVYSGSDFIIQPQSGGEASAALGDMRGVGVSNVQVQVACAGRAAGGPYSHSAMLVNPLAYALFVDALVHEGPGRLERIDLDAVCGESLAPGLDVDDVLGMEAVSNVVGVLDVLLYGYDGTQEPPPLRGYVHH from the coding sequence ATGGGCATATACCAAGAGCTATCTCGGCTGGAAGCCAAGATATCAGATGTCGCAGCAGGCAAAATCAAGCCCGTCTCAACGATCGAAGAAAGCCTCTTGATCCATTCCTCAAGTTCACACAACAACAATCGAACAATCCTTCAATATGCCATCGACATAGTATCCCTCGGTCTAGTCCCAACCAATGTTATTGATATCCTCAACGGCATAACAAACCACGAAATAAACTCTATAGCCAACAACAACAGAAAAGACCCAAGTCCACGAATCCACCCAACAAGATCTTTCTGGGACGCACCCTACGACATCCCCGAAAAAGTCCTCCGCGGCGCAATCCACATTCCCTCAACATTCTCCTATGGGAAAAAACAACAAAATCCCCGTCCTCCTAGTCCCAGGAACCGCAGATCCAGCCGGCAGCACCTACTACTTCAACTGCTAAGCTGGTCGCAAGGTAGTTTAGACGTGCAATGGGCGCTGAAATACTGGCCGTCGACACGAGCAGCGGTAAGCGATTTCATGGCTGTAAGTGGTGATTTCCACGGGACGCGGCTTGCGACGCTGTGTGTACACGTTAAACCGTTTTGTTCGCCGGCTGTGCAACAGCAGGGGTATGACACGATGTTTATTCGGGCTCTGCGTGGTGAGGGTGGGGATTCGGCGTTCGTGCCAACGACGAGCGTGTACTCTGGGAGTGACTTTATCATTCAGCCGCAGAGTGGTGGGGAGGCTTCTGCGGCGCTGGGGGATATGCGCGGGGTTGGGGTGTCGAACGTGCAGGTCCAGGTTGCTTGTGCGGGGCGTGCTGCTGGGGGGCCATATTCGCATTCGGCTATGTTGGTTAATCCATTGGCTTATGCTTTGTTTGTTGATGCTTTGGTTCATGAAGGGCCTGGGCGGTTGGAGAGgattgatcttgatgctgttTGTGGGGAGTCGCTTGCACCTGGCTTGGATGTGGACGATGTTTTGGGGATGGAGGCTGTGTCGAATGTGGTTGGGGTGCTTGATGTGTTACTGTATGGGTACGATGGGACTCAAGAGCCACCACCACTTCGGGGCTATGTTCATCACTAG